Proteins encoded in a region of the Pseudomonas sp. GOM7 genome:
- a CDS encoding PIG-L deacetylase family protein yields MNGRKQQLLKRHRRNKRIALLLALLVLVALGVLVAWWLPPLLLVLGWVAHEAWFADHLFYSPRDDYRYDFSDDCLSLPARIEQGVLQVEAELDGYDTLILELRLKATWLGRWLDPHVRIGEDRQDFERGVDGRRYLNLSGQQANGLRIVPRFCRIHGDLRLHAMHNPDFAAQRMLIIAPHADDAELAAFGQYSRSSETAIVTLTQGEIEAEHYQRLGLDKAAAARLKGRLRAWDSLAAPLWGGVSQQCCVQLGYYCLQLPAMAEQPQTAFGSRESGECDVRNVRRHNPLSLPADADGLPTWDNLIADLAAVIEHYRPEVLVTPHPQLDPHHDHVASTRALLEACERSGWQPQTLLLYANHLHDNDRWPMGPAGCGIALPPALTPLPADRLWSPTLDAERQLDKAMALGLQHDLQGPLPLKKRLRRLIQFALAGRRWPATGEDEFFRKAVRRHELFWVRPL; encoded by the coding sequence ATGAACGGACGCAAGCAACAACTGCTCAAGCGCCACCGGCGCAACAAGCGCATCGCTCTGCTGTTGGCCCTGCTGGTGCTGGTGGCGCTGGGTGTGCTCGTTGCCTGGTGGCTGCCGCCGTTGCTCCTGGTACTGGGCTGGGTGGCGCATGAGGCCTGGTTCGCCGACCACCTGTTCTATTCGCCGCGCGACGATTACCGCTACGACTTCTCCGATGACTGCCTCAGCCTGCCGGCGCGTATCGAGCAGGGGGTGCTGCAGGTCGAGGCCGAGTTGGATGGCTACGACACCCTGATTCTCGAACTGCGGCTCAAGGCCACCTGGCTGGGGCGCTGGCTCGACCCGCATGTGCGTATCGGTGAGGATCGGCAGGATTTCGAGCGCGGTGTAGACGGGCGGCGTTACCTCAATCTGTCCGGGCAGCAGGCCAATGGTTTGCGCATCGTGCCGCGTTTCTGCCGCATCCATGGCGACTTGCGCCTGCATGCCATGCACAATCCTGATTTCGCCGCGCAGCGCATGCTGATCATCGCGCCGCATGCCGACGATGCCGAGCTGGCGGCCTTTGGTCAGTACAGCCGCTCGTCCGAGACGGCCATCGTCACCCTCACTCAGGGTGAGATCGAGGCCGAGCATTACCAGCGTCTGGGCCTGGACAAGGCCGCTGCCGCCCGTCTGAAAGGCCGGCTGCGCGCCTGGGACAGCCTGGCCGCGCCGCTCTGGGGTGGCGTATCGCAGCAATGCTGTGTGCAACTGGGCTATTACTGTCTGCAACTGCCAGCCATGGCTGAGCAGCCGCAAACCGCATTTGGCTCCCGAGAGTCGGGCGAGTGCGATGTGCGTAACGTGCGTCGCCACAATCCCCTGAGCCTGCCGGCCGATGCCGACGGACTGCCGACCTGGGACAACCTGATCGCCGACCTGGCCGCCGTGATCGAGCATTACCGCCCCGAGGTGCTGGTGACGCCGCACCCGCAGCTCGACCCGCACCACGACCATGTCGCCAGCACCCGTGCCCTGCTCGAGGCTTGTGAACGCAGCGGCTGGCAGCCGCAGACCCTGTTGCTCTACGCCAATCACCTGCATGACAACGACCGCTGGCCCATGGGCCCGGCGGGCTGTGGCATCGCTCTGCCGCCGGCGCTCACGCCTTTGCCGGCTGATCGCCTGTGGAGCCCGACGTTGGATGCCGAGCGGCAACTGGACAAGGCCATGGCGCTGGGGCTGCAGCATGATCTGCAAGGCCCCTTGCCACTGAAGAAGCGCCTGCGTCGGTTGATCCAGTTTGCCTTGGCCGGGCGTCGCTGGCCTGCCACCGGCGAGGACGAGTTCTTCCGCAAGGCGGTGCGTCGCCATGAGCTGTTCTGGGTGCGGCCACTCTGA
- the hldE gene encoding bifunctional D-glycero-beta-D-manno-heptose-7-phosphate kinase/D-glycero-beta-D-manno-heptose 1-phosphate adenylyltransferase HldE has translation MKLTMPRYDQAAVLVVGDVMLDRYWHGGTSRISPEAPVPVVRVDQIEDRPGGAANVALNIAALGARALLVGVTGEDEAAASLSDSLRGAGVESHFQRLDDQPTIVKLRVMSRHQQLLRMDFEEPFATDTAALAREVETLLDGVKVLVLSDYGKGALQNHQVLIQAARSKGIAVLADPKGKDFSIYRGASLITPNLHEFELIVGGCADEAELVSKGAKLMTDLELGALLVTRGEHGMTLLRPQHAPLHLPARAREVFDVTGAGDTVISTLAASIAAGEELPNAVALANLAAGIVVGKLGTAAISAPELRRAVQREEGSERGVLSLDQLLIAIEDARAHGEKIVFTNGCFDILHAGHVTYLEQARAQGDRLIVAINDDASVSRLKGPGRPINAVDRRMAVLAGLGAVDWVVSFGEDTPERLLKQVQPDVLVKGGDYGIDQVVGADIVQAYGGEVRVLGLVENSSTTAIVEKIRSK, from the coding sequence ATGAAACTGACCATGCCCCGCTATGACCAAGCCGCCGTTCTGGTGGTGGGCGACGTGATGCTCGATCGCTACTGGCATGGCGGCACTTCGCGGATTTCCCCGGAGGCGCCGGTGCCCGTGGTTCGTGTCGACCAGATCGAGGATCGTCCCGGTGGTGCCGCCAACGTCGCCCTGAACATCGCCGCGCTCGGTGCCCGTGCCCTGCTGGTGGGTGTCACCGGTGAAGACGAGGCGGCCGCAAGCCTCAGCGACAGCCTGCGTGGTGCGGGTGTGGAAAGCCACTTCCAGCGCCTCGACGACCAGCCCACCATCGTCAAGCTGCGGGTGATGAGCCGTCACCAGCAACTGCTGCGCATGGACTTCGAGGAGCCCTTCGCCACCGATACCGCCGCTCTGGCGCGTGAGGTCGAGACCTTGCTCGACGGGGTCAAGGTGCTGGTGCTGTCGGACTACGGCAAGGGCGCACTGCAGAATCACCAGGTGCTGATCCAGGCGGCGCGCAGCAAGGGCATCGCAGTGCTGGCCGACCCCAAGGGCAAGGATTTCTCCATTTACCGTGGTGCCAGCCTGATCACCCCCAACCTGCACGAATTCGAGCTCATCGTCGGTGGTTGCGCCGACGAAGCCGAGCTGGTCAGCAAGGGTGCCAAGCTGATGACCGATCTCGAGCTGGGCGCGCTGCTGGTGACCCGTGGCGAGCACGGCATGACCCTGCTGCGCCCGCAGCACGCGCCGTTGCATTTGCCGGCGCGTGCCCGTGAAGTGTTCGATGTCACCGGCGCCGGTGATACGGTGATCTCCACCCTGGCGGCTTCCATTGCGGCTGGCGAGGAACTGCCGAACGCCGTGGCCCTGGCCAACCTGGCGGCCGGTATCGTGGTAGGCAAGCTGGGCACGGCGGCCATCAGCGCGCCGGAGCTGCGCCGCGCGGTACAGCGTGAGGAGGGCTCCGAGCGCGGCGTTTTGAGCCTGGATCAGCTCCTCATCGCCATCGAGGATGCGCGTGCCCATGGCGAGAAGATCGTCTTCACCAATGGCTGCTTCGACATTCTCCATGCCGGCCATGTCACCTATCTGGAACAGGCCCGTGCCCAGGGTGATCGCCTGATCGTGGCGATCAACGACGATGCCTCGGTCAGCCGCCTGAAAGGCCCGGGTCGCCCGATCAACGCCGTCGACCGGCGTATGGCGGTGCTCGCCGGCCTGGGCGCGGTGGACTGGGTAGTGAGTTTCGGCGAAGACACCCCTGAGCGCCTGCTCAAGCAGGTGCAGCCGGACGTGCTGGTCAAGGGCGGCGACTATGGCATCGACCAGGTGGTCGGCGCCGATATCGTCCAGGCCTATGGCGGCGAAGTGCGGGTGCTCGGCTTGGTGGAGAACAGCTCCACTACTGCCATCGTCGAGAAAATTCGCAGCAAATGA
- a CDS encoding acyl-CoA dehydrogenase family protein translates to MSVDVQGPALSVLSKVAQADWPDRLNLRKPFEKFIYTGSRASFRMMAERSASKPRSDRPRTDDLFDLSLSEEQQMLVDMLQGFALEVLRPAAHEADAQALVPAALLNQASELGLAFYGVGEAQGGMAGERTVLSNALITESLAQGDFSLAAALLLPLSAANCIRRWGSPAQQAEWLPAFVGETGAPAYALAVTEPAMLADPKSPATRARKRGKHYILDGEKALVLGGLQASRMIVAAKASDGPALFVVEASSKGVSRRAEPAMGLKACGLARIQLKGVKVPASQRLAGADFNFQAFLDYSALAFCALAVGTGQAALDYVVPYCNERQAFGEPISHRQGVAFMIADIAIELESMRMLLWRACALAESGKPFHREAYLARLLCAEKAMKIGCDAVQLLGGHGFTQEHPVERWYRDLRSVAVLAGGLHL, encoded by the coding sequence ATGAGTGTCGATGTACAGGGTCCTGCCCTGAGCGTATTGAGCAAGGTGGCCCAGGCTGACTGGCCGGATCGCCTCAACCTGCGCAAACCCTTCGAGAAATTCATCTATACCGGCAGCCGTGCCAGCTTCCGCATGATGGCCGAGCGTTCGGCCAGCAAGCCGCGCAGCGATCGGCCGCGTACCGACGACCTGTTCGACCTGTCGCTTTCCGAAGAGCAGCAGATGCTGGTGGACATGCTCCAAGGCTTTGCCCTGGAGGTGCTGCGCCCGGCTGCCCATGAAGCCGATGCCCAGGCCCTGGTGCCGGCGGCATTGCTCAACCAGGCCAGCGAACTGGGCCTGGCCTTCTATGGCGTCGGCGAGGCGCAGGGGGGAATGGCCGGTGAGCGTACCGTGCTGAGCAATGCGCTGATCACCGAGAGCCTGGCGCAAGGTGATTTCTCTCTGGCAGCCGCGCTGCTGTTGCCGCTCTCGGCGGCCAACTGCATCCGTCGCTGGGGTTCGCCGGCACAACAGGCCGAGTGGTTGCCGGCATTCGTTGGCGAAACCGGAGCCCCGGCCTATGCCTTGGCGGTGACCGAGCCAGCCATGCTGGCTGATCCCAAGTCGCCGGCTACCCGTGCCCGCAAACGTGGCAAGCATTACATCCTCGATGGCGAGAAGGCCTTGGTGCTCGGTGGTTTGCAGGCCAGCCGTATGATCGTTGCGGCCAAGGCGAGCGATGGGCCGGCACTTTTCGTGGTCGAGGCCTCGAGCAAGGGTGTGAGCCGCCGCGCCGAACCAGCCATGGGACTCAAGGCCTGTGGCCTGGCGCGCATCCAGTTGAAAGGCGTGAAGGTTCCGGCCAGCCAGCGCCTGGCAGGCGCGGATTTCAATTTTCAGGCTTTCCTCGATTACTCGGCGTTGGCCTTCTGCGCGCTGGCGGTGGGCACCGGGCAGGCGGCGCTGGATTACGTGGTGCCTTACTGCAACGAGCGTCAGGCCTTCGGTGAGCCGATCAGTCATCGCCAGGGCGTGGCCTTCATGATTGCCGACATCGCCATCGAGCTGGAGTCCATGCGCATGCTGCTCTGGCGCGCTTGTGCACTGGCCGAGAGCGGCAAGCCGTTTCATCGCGAGGCCTATCTGGCGCGCCTGTTATGCGCGGAAAAGGCGATGAAAATCGGCTGCGATGCGGTGCAACTGCTCGGCGGTCATGGTTTCACTCAAGAACATCCGGTCGAGCGCTGGTACCGAGATTTGCGCAGTGTCGCCGTGCTCGCCGGCGGTCTGCACCTTTGA
- a CDS encoding acyl-CoA dehydrogenase family protein, whose protein sequence is MNLETPKKFRGLQNQAHQVAERYLRPISRKYDKAEHAYPKELDMLAALLDGMNEGSPDAVGAGSASKRGASREQYEGVRNGGNMAALLGVMELCWGDVGLLLAMPRQGLGNAAIAAVANDEQLARFGKTWAAMAITEPSCGSDSAAIRTTAVKDGDHYVINGEKIYVTSGERADAVVVWASLDRSLGRAAIKSFVVEKGTPGMTVTRLEKKLGIKASDTASISFSDCRVPAANLLGNAEVDVQKGFAGVMETFDNTRPLVAGMAVGVAKAALDRTRTLLRKAGMRLDYNKPLLSVSHAEATLYRLEAEWEAARLLTLKAAWMADNKLPNSKEASMAKAKAGRVASEVTLKCVELAGAMGYGEDELLEKWSRDSKILDIFEGTQQIQLLIVARRLLGKGSSELK, encoded by the coding sequence ATGAATCTGGAAACACCGAAGAAATTCCGTGGCCTGCAGAACCAGGCTCATCAGGTCGCCGAGCGTTACCTGCGACCCATCTCGCGCAAGTACGACAAGGCCGAGCACGCCTATCCCAAGGAGCTGGACATGCTCGCCGCGCTGCTCGACGGCATGAACGAGGGCTCGCCCGATGCCGTCGGCGCCGGCTCGGCCAGCAAGCGCGGGGCATCCCGTGAACAGTATGAGGGCGTGCGCAACGGCGGCAACATGGCGGCGCTGCTCGGCGTGATGGAGCTGTGCTGGGGCGATGTCGGTCTGCTCCTGGCCATGCCGCGCCAGGGCTTGGGCAACGCGGCCATCGCCGCCGTGGCCAACGATGAACAACTGGCCCGCTTCGGCAAGACCTGGGCGGCCATGGCCATCACCGAGCCGAGCTGCGGTTCGGACTCGGCGGCGATTCGCACCACGGCGGTCAAGGACGGTGATCATTACGTGATCAATGGCGAGAAGATCTACGTCACCTCCGGCGAGCGTGCTGATGCCGTGGTGGTCTGGGCCAGCCTCGACCGCAGCCTGGGGCGGGCGGCGATCAAGTCCTTCGTGGTGGAGAAGGGCACGCCGGGCATGACCGTCACCCGTCTGGAGAAGAAGCTCGGCATCAAGGCCTCCGATACCGCCTCGATCAGTTTCAGCGACTGCCGGGTGCCGGCTGCCAACCTGCTCGGCAATGCCGAAGTGGATGTGCAGAAAGGCTTTGCCGGGGTCATGGAAACCTTCGACAACACCCGACCGCTGGTCGCCGGTATGGCCGTGGGCGTGGCCAAGGCGGCGCTGGATCGTACCCGTACGCTGCTGCGCAAGGCGGGTATGCGCCTGGATTACAACAAGCCGCTATTGAGCGTCAGTCACGCCGAAGCCACCCTCTATCGCCTCGAGGCCGAGTGGGAGGCTGCGCGCCTGCTCACCCTCAAGGCCGCCTGGATGGCCGACAACAAGTTGCCCAACTCCAAGGAGGCGTCCATGGCCAAGGCCAAGGCCGGTCGCGTGGCCAGTGAGGTGACGCTCAAGTGCGTGGAACTGGCGGGGGCCATGGGTTATGGCGAGGACGAACTGCTGGAGAAATGGTCGCGTGACTCGAAGATCCTCGACATCTTCGAGGGCACCCAGCAGATCCAGTTGCTGATCGTCGCTCGTCGCCTGCTGGGCAAGGGATCCAGCGAACTGAAGTAA